One stretch of Methylococcus capsulatus DNA includes these proteins:
- the rplU gene encoding 50S ribosomal protein L21 produces MYAVIQTGGKQYRVQPGDKVKVESLDAEAGQEIAFENVLMIQSDDGIKIGQPFVSGGKVTATVVANGRHPKIRIIKFRRRKHHMKQAGHRQNYTEVRINEISA; encoded by the coding sequence ATGTACGCTGTTATCCAGACTGGCGGCAAGCAATACCGCGTTCAACCCGGCGACAAGGTGAAGGTCGAGTCCCTCGACGCTGAAGCCGGCCAAGAAATCGCTTTCGAAAATGTCCTGATGATCCAGTCCGATGACGGGATCAAGATCGGCCAGCCCTTCGTGTCGGGCGGCAAGGTGACCGCCACCGTCGTCGCTAACGGCCGTCATCCAAAAATCCGGATCATTAAGTTCCGCCGCCGCAAGCATCACATGAAGCAGGCCGGCCATCGCCAGAACTACACCGAAGTCCGGATCAACGAGATCTCGGCGTAA
- a CDS encoding putative porin — MKSEHKSLALLVSCALAGIPAAYGSEKNEKEELLKLRNTTLNLIDLLVQQGILDKGKADQMIRQAEQKAAAEAKAEARQEAEQPAGGAEKSESGASGKADKGTVRVTYVPDFVKDEIRAEVRKELKDEVVKEVKANARQEKWGVPGALPDWVNRFKFFGDFMVRSENQFFGSSNRPNTYFNWPAINAAGGITQLGDPYRNTTRDFNLWKLRVRLGLEAKITDELQAQIRLSTSNQYSPVSTNQVMGQYGTGYQVQLDRAFLQYDYLDDKGQDWFTLWAGRMANPWFSTDNTFDPDLNFEGFSGTFRFPFGHDYNPEVIAYHVVSTAGRQQFNWGYTKPNEAYLTLGAFPLEQDTLFGASKYLWAAQGGMDYLFNRNNRFKFGMAYYDYNNTQARRDPLGSTKYDWTAPQFFTQGNSLARISNDLNSSTEPRLVGLASKFEIFDVTATYDYTGFYPHHVMLIGSYSHNFGFDQQQIFNTLGEDLQPRTNAFQARFEVGEPNIQRFGDWNVWLAYKYLEADSVLDAFTDSNFHAYGGTNAKGWELAGNYAIANNTWLGVNWLSSSVISGPTYNVNTLLIDLNARF, encoded by the coding sequence ATGAAAAGTGAACACAAATCCCTTGCGCTGCTCGTCTCCTGCGCGCTAGCGGGGATCCCCGCCGCTTACGGCTCGGAGAAAAACGAAAAGGAAGAGTTGCTCAAGCTGCGCAACACTACGCTGAACCTGATCGATCTCTTGGTGCAGCAGGGCATTCTGGACAAAGGCAAGGCTGACCAGATGATCCGCCAGGCCGAGCAGAAGGCAGCCGCCGAAGCCAAAGCCGAGGCACGGCAGGAAGCCGAGCAGCCGGCTGGCGGGGCTGAAAAAAGCGAAAGCGGAGCTTCCGGCAAGGCCGACAAGGGCACCGTGCGGGTCACCTACGTGCCGGACTTCGTGAAGGACGAAATCCGCGCAGAGGTGCGCAAGGAACTCAAGGATGAGGTGGTCAAGGAGGTTAAGGCGAATGCCAGGCAGGAGAAATGGGGCGTTCCGGGAGCCCTGCCGGACTGGGTCAACCGATTCAAGTTTTTTGGGGACTTCATGGTTCGCTCCGAAAACCAGTTCTTCGGCAGCAGCAACCGGCCCAATACCTATTTCAACTGGCCGGCAATCAATGCGGCCGGTGGCATAACCCAGCTTGGTGACCCCTATCGAAATACCACCAGGGATTTCAACCTTTGGAAGCTGCGGGTGCGGCTGGGTTTGGAGGCCAAAATCACTGACGAACTGCAAGCCCAGATCAGGCTGAGCACGAGCAACCAGTACAGCCCCGTTTCAACGAACCAGGTGATGGGGCAGTATGGGACGGGGTACCAAGTGCAGCTCGACCGGGCATTCCTCCAGTACGACTATCTGGACGACAAAGGTCAGGACTGGTTTACGTTGTGGGCCGGGCGGATGGCGAATCCCTGGTTCAGCACTGACAACACGTTCGACCCGGATCTCAATTTCGAAGGGTTTTCTGGCACATTCCGCTTCCCTTTTGGGCATGATTACAATCCTGAAGTCATCGCCTACCATGTGGTCAGCACGGCGGGACGCCAGCAGTTCAACTGGGGTTACACCAAGCCGAACGAGGCCTATCTGACCCTGGGCGCCTTCCCCCTGGAACAGGATACGTTGTTTGGCGCCAGTAAATACCTGTGGGCCGCTCAGGGCGGTATGGACTACCTGTTTAACCGCAACAACCGCTTCAAGTTCGGTATGGCCTATTACGACTACAACAACACCCAGGCAAGGCGTGATCCGCTCGGCAGCACCAAATATGACTGGACGGCCCCCCAATTCTTTACCCAGGGTAACAGCCTGGCACGGATCAGCAACGATCTGAATTCATCGACCGAGCCGCGCCTGGTCGGCCTGGCTTCGAAATTCGAAATTTTCGATGTCACGGCGACTTATGACTATACCGGTTTTTATCCCCATCACGTGATGTTGATCGGAAGTTATTCACACAATTTCGGTTTCGATCAGCAACAAATATTCAACACGTTGGGTGAGGACTTGCAACCTCGAACCAATGCCTTCCAAGCCCGTTTCGAAGTCGGTGAACCGAACATCCAGCGATTCGGGGACTGGAATGTCTGGCTGGCCTACAAATATCTGGAGGCCGATTCTGTTCTGGACGCTTTTACGGATTCCAATTTTCACGCCTATGGTGGCACCAATGCCAAAGGCTGGGAACTGGCCGGCAACTATGCCATCGCCAACAATACATGGCTTGGTGTCAATTGGCTTTCCAGTTCGGTGATATCCGGCCCGACCTATAACGTGAACACCTTGCTGATCGACTTGAATGCCCGTTTCTAG
- the rpmA gene encoding 50S ribosomal protein L27, with protein sequence MAHKKAGGSSRNGRDSESKRLGVKRFGGQIVRAGNIIVRQRGTHFHPGDNVGCGRDYTLFALTEGRVEFKVKGPAGRKYVSVIPA encoded by the coding sequence ATGGCGCACAAGAAAGCAGGCGGCAGCTCCCGCAACGGCCGCGACTCCGAATCCAAGCGACTGGGCGTGAAGCGCTTCGGCGGACAGATCGTCCGGGCCGGCAACATCATCGTCCGCCAGCGCGGCACCCACTTCCACCCCGGCGACAATGTCGGCTGTGGTCGCGACTATACGCTGTTCGCACTGACCGAAGGCCGCGTGGAATTCAAGGTGAAAGGGCCGGCAGGCCGCAAGTATGTCTCGGTGATTCCCGCCTGA
- a CDS encoding ExbD/TolR family protein encodes MKVESEEKVYDDINITPMLDVAYVLLLIFIIMTTATVQGITVNLPKASSTPSLSKPKTKAISITQDGTIYLDTYPVSLEELETRLAQYKAATPDLPVVLKADASIQYQKVVEVLDIVTRLEISQLGLVTQKLVK; translated from the coding sequence GTGAAAGTCGAATCCGAAGAAAAGGTCTACGATGACATCAACATCACGCCCATGCTGGATGTGGCGTATGTGCTGCTTTTGATCTTCATCATCATGACCACGGCGACGGTGCAAGGCATCACGGTGAACCTGCCCAAGGCCAGCAGTACGCCCAGCCTGTCCAAGCCTAAAACCAAAGCGATTTCCATCACTCAGGACGGCACGATCTACCTGGATACCTATCCGGTGTCGCTCGAGGAGTTGGAAACCCGCCTGGCCCAGTACAAGGCGGCCACGCCGGATTTGCCGGTGGTGCTCAAGGCGGACGCCTCGATCCAGTACCAGAAGGTTGTCGAAGTGCTGGATATCGTTACCCGGCTGGAAATCAGTCAGTTGGGTCTGGTGACGCAGAAGTTGGTGAAGTAG
- a CDS encoding sulfatase-like hydrolase/transferase: MKSPHDSIGIHPRGFGFFALSLGRCCHGRSESAPPAQAFELRLRFDRRSRRTGVPGTGRHRFFLGQIRQHIRELSFPADDLVGQYAHNTRICGNSLPLGGFDKVYARGLESATIATWLQAAGYRTALFGKYLNGYPAVGAPAMFRRAGRIGSAPTAAILIRSTTTR; the protein is encoded by the coding sequence TTGAAATCACCTCATGATTCGATCGGTATTCATCCGCGGGGGTTTGGTTTTTTTGCCCTGTCTCTTGGTCGGTGTTGTCACGGCCGAAGCGAAAGTGCGCCTCCAGCCCAGGCTTTCGAGCTTCGTCTTCGTTTTGACCGACGATCTCGACGTACAGGCGTTCCAGGAACAGGACGTCATCGATTCTTTCTTGGTCAAATTCGTCAACATATCCGCGAGCTGTCCTTCCCGGCTGACGACCTTGTGGGGCAGTACGCTCACAACACCAGGATCTGCGGCAACAGTCTTCCGCTGGGCGGGTTCGACAAGGTATACGCCAGAGGTTTGGAAAGCGCGACCATCGCCACCTGGCTGCAGGCGGCCGGATACCGTACCGCGCTGTTCGGAAAATACCTCAACGGTTATCCGGCGGTCGGCGCGCCCGCTATGTTCCGCAGGGCGGGTCGTATTGGCTCAGCCCCAACGGCGGCGATCCTTATCAGGAGTACGACTACTCGCTGA
- a CDS encoding TonB family protein — MNIKLIRRYLPVAVGVMLALLVALGVYLARDLFDKPAQTKKQIQQITVVQPPPPPPPPPPQEKPPEPEVKEEKIEEPEPEPEPEPEQAEEPPPGEDLGVDAEGGAGGDAFGLVGKKGGHGLIGGGGGGNAIIWYGQQLQRTVSSELQKKLKDQARNSRYEAVLHIWISPQGTISRVELGKSSGIEEIDEALKAALATIHGQLEPPPERMPQPVKIRVRSEG, encoded by the coding sequence ATGAACATCAAGCTGATACGCCGATATCTGCCCGTCGCTGTCGGTGTGATGTTGGCCCTGCTGGTAGCGCTCGGCGTCTACCTGGCCAGGGATCTGTTTGACAAGCCGGCACAGACCAAGAAACAGATCCAGCAGATCACCGTGGTTCAGCCGCCTCCTCCACCGCCGCCCCCCCCTCCGCAGGAGAAGCCACCCGAACCGGAGGTCAAGGAAGAAAAGATCGAAGAGCCGGAGCCCGAGCCGGAGCCGGAACCCGAGCAGGCCGAGGAGCCGCCGCCGGGCGAGGACCTCGGCGTGGATGCCGAAGGTGGTGCGGGAGGCGATGCTTTCGGTCTGGTTGGTAAAAAAGGCGGACACGGGCTGATCGGAGGCGGAGGCGGCGGTAATGCCATCATTTGGTACGGCCAGCAGTTGCAGCGGACCGTTTCCAGCGAGTTGCAGAAAAAGCTCAAGGACCAGGCCCGTAACAGTCGGTACGAGGCGGTGCTCCACATCTGGATCAGCCCCCAGGGAACCATCAGTCGGGTCGAACTGGGAAAGTCCAGCGGCATCGAAGAGATCGACGAAGCGCTCAAGGCCGCGCTGGCAACCATACACGGACAGCTCGAGCCTCCCCCCGAGCGCATGCCACAACCGGTCAAGATCAGAGTCCGGTCCGAAGGCTAG
- a CDS encoding DUF2341 domain-containing protein produces MKTLRLIVLVCLAMAPAIALPWWNDDWRSRKQISVDASITGADTRDLVVDFPLLIRLHTGNFSYFGELAEGGKDLRFMADDKTPLKFHLEKLDPVNEMALIWVKVPRIPGQSADESFWMYYGNEEAQDGSDAKGTYDVNQALVFHFDEKDPVPRDATAYGNDAARSAALPEPAGWIGAAARFTGTGGIEINPSPSLQLDPAKGWTFSSWLKLEPGANEGYVFRAAEGEASAIELLVRGGALTARYLAAGKVVETAPVAITTPDRWQHVALVLRPDKLELYLNGDPAAQAAAVPSAMNPSITLGSAATGGFLIGLLDEVQIANTARSAEWIKLSARSQSQDFSVVSFGQDEGKGSAGDVSSFAVIIQNVTVDGWVVIALTGVMFVVSVLVMIIKAVVISKIKKDNKAFLAQYEALSPDADPGQLDREETEDEKELADSEFLSALVGKHDHFQSSPLYHIYQAGIREMKKRMGPAAKPLTPEALNVVRVKLDSIVVRESQRLNSKMVLLTIAIAGGPFLGLLGTVVGVMITFAVIAATGDVNINSIAPGIAAALLATVAGLAVAIPSLFAYNYLLTQIKDVIADMRVFSDEFLAMLSERVADRYREASS; encoded by the coding sequence ATGAAGACATTGAGGCTGATCGTATTGGTATGCCTGGCCATGGCGCCGGCCATCGCGCTGCCCTGGTGGAACGATGACTGGCGGTCGAGAAAGCAGATTTCCGTGGATGCCAGCATCACGGGGGCGGACACCCGCGACCTGGTGGTCGACTTCCCGCTCCTGATACGCCTCCATACGGGGAATTTCAGCTATTTTGGCGAGCTGGCCGAAGGTGGCAAAGACCTCCGCTTCATGGCGGACGACAAAACACCGCTCAAGTTCCACCTCGAAAAGCTCGATCCGGTCAACGAAATGGCGCTGATCTGGGTCAAGGTGCCGCGCATTCCCGGCCAATCGGCCGACGAGTCGTTCTGGATGTATTACGGCAACGAGGAAGCCCAGGACGGCAGCGATGCCAAAGGAACCTACGATGTCAACCAAGCACTGGTTTTCCATTTCGACGAAAAAGATCCCGTGCCCAGGGATGCCACGGCATACGGCAACGACGCGGCCAGGTCGGCGGCCCTGCCGGAACCAGCGGGCTGGATCGGAGCCGCGGCCCGGTTTACCGGCACCGGGGGCATCGAGATCAACCCCTCGCCGTCACTGCAACTGGACCCGGCGAAAGGTTGGACCTTTTCGAGCTGGCTCAAGCTCGAACCCGGTGCCAATGAAGGCTACGTATTCCGTGCCGCAGAAGGCGAGGCGAGCGCCATCGAGCTGCTGGTGCGCGGGGGAGCGCTGACGGCGCGCTACCTGGCTGCGGGCAAGGTGGTCGAGACGGCGCCGGTGGCGATAACCACCCCGGATCGCTGGCAGCACGTGGCCTTGGTGTTGCGGCCGGACAAGCTGGAGCTTTATTTGAATGGCGACCCTGCGGCTCAGGCTGCCGCCGTACCGTCGGCCATGAATCCGTCGATCACGTTGGGAAGCGCGGCAACGGGAGGCTTTTTGATCGGCCTGCTCGACGAGGTCCAGATAGCGAACACCGCCCGCAGCGCGGAATGGATCAAACTGTCGGCGCGCAGCCAGAGCCAAGATTTCAGCGTCGTTAGTTTCGGTCAAGACGAAGGCAAGGGCAGCGCGGGAGATGTCAGCTCATTCGCAGTCATCATTCAGAACGTGACGGTGGACGGCTGGGTGGTGATCGCTCTGACCGGCGTCATGTTCGTGGTTTCGGTGCTGGTCATGATCATCAAGGCCGTGGTGATCTCCAAGATCAAGAAGGACAACAAGGCATTCCTGGCCCAGTACGAAGCCTTGAGCCCCGATGCCGATCCCGGTCAACTGGATCGTGAGGAAACCGAGGACGAAAAGGAGCTGGCCGACTCGGAGTTCCTGTCGGCCCTGGTGGGCAAGCACGACCATTTTCAGAGTTCGCCGCTCTATCACATCTACCAAGCCGGTATCCGCGAGATGAAGAAGCGCATGGGTCCTGCGGCCAAGCCATTGACTCCGGAGGCCCTCAACGTCGTGCGGGTCAAGCTGGACTCCATCGTGGTGCGGGAGAGCCAGCGCCTCAACAGCAAGATGGTGCTTTTGACCATCGCCATCGCCGGCGGCCCGTTCCTCGGGCTGCTGGGCACCGTGGTGGGCGTGATGATCACCTTTGCGGTCATCGCCGCCACCGGCGACGTCAACATCAACTCCATCGCACCCGGTATCGCCGCTGCGCTGCTGGCTACGGTGGCGGGGCTGGCGGTCGCGATTCCTTCCCTGTTCGCCTACAACTACCTGCTGACCCAGATCAAAGACGTCATCGCCGACATGCGGGTGTTCTCGGACGAGTTCCTCGCCATGCTCTCCGAGCGTGTGGCCGACCGCTATAGGGAGGCTTCGTCGTGA
- a CDS encoding glycosyltransferase family 4 protein has product MKLALISDAWRPQVNGVVTTLSRICEGARQRGYQVEMFTPDRYRSWPCPGYPEIRLALGCGAKLPVQLEAFAPDAIHIATEGPLGIAARRYCLQRRLPFTTSFHTRFAEYLNLRTRFPLRWGYAALRWFHRPSVRVMAPTPTQVSDLGARGFRNLVLWSRGVDTELFAPRGKGRIDDIRPVFMYVGRLAVEKGLDDFLSLDLPGVKYVVGDGPSRAELQRRYPEVRFLGYRSGLDLAETISAADVFVFPSRTDTFGLVMLEALAAGVPVAAYPVPGPQDVITDPSVGCLDRDLRAAALRALKLRSEDCRRFAERFTWDRCIEQFLGYLAPISR; this is encoded by the coding sequence GTGAAACTGGCACTGATAAGCGACGCCTGGCGACCGCAGGTTAACGGTGTTGTCACGACGTTGAGCCGGATATGCGAGGGGGCCCGACAGCGAGGTTACCAGGTTGAGATGTTCACGCCGGATCGCTATCGGAGCTGGCCTTGCCCGGGGTATCCGGAGATTCGGCTGGCATTGGGCTGTGGCGCCAAGCTGCCGGTCCAGCTTGAGGCATTCGCGCCGGATGCCATCCACATCGCGACGGAAGGTCCGCTGGGAATAGCGGCGCGCCGCTATTGCCTGCAGCGGCGGTTGCCGTTTACGACTTCGTTTCACACCCGGTTTGCGGAATATCTGAATCTGCGAACCAGATTTCCCCTCCGCTGGGGCTATGCGGCCTTGCGCTGGTTTCATCGTCCCAGCGTGCGGGTGATGGCCCCGACGCCGACTCAGGTCAGCGATCTCGGCGCTAGGGGATTCCGCAATCTGGTGCTATGGTCCCGCGGCGTCGATACCGAGCTTTTCGCGCCGCGCGGCAAGGGGCGGATCGACGACATCCGCCCCGTGTTCATGTACGTAGGGCGCTTGGCGGTTGAGAAAGGTTTGGACGACTTCCTCAGTCTCGATCTTCCTGGCGTCAAGTACGTGGTGGGGGACGGCCCATCGAGAGCTGAGCTCCAGAGGCGCTATCCGGAAGTGCGCTTCCTGGGCTATCGCAGCGGCCTGGATTTGGCCGAAACGATCTCGGCAGCAGATGTCTTCGTCTTCCCCAGTCGGACCGACACCTTCGGCTTGGTGATGCTGGAGGCCTTGGCCGCAGGTGTCCCCGTCGCCGCCTACCCGGTACCGGGGCCGCAGGATGTCATCACCGATCCCTCTGTCGGGTGCCTCGACCGCGATCTGCGTGCCGCCGCCTTGCGTGCATTGAAACTGCGGAGTGAGGACTGCCGGAGGTTTGCAGAGCGGTTCACCTGGGACCGTTGTATCGAACAGTTCCTGGGCTACCTCGCACCGATTTCACGCTGA
- a CDS encoding UDP-2,3-diacylglucosamine diphosphatase: MSLDYRTVWISDVHLGTRGCKAEYLVDFLKNVRCDTLYLVGDILDLWKLKSGWHWPPMHSEILRTVMDRAKRGVRVVYVPGNHDEMLRDYTGSLFGGVEVVDRAVHETQDGRRLLVLHGDEFDGVVCSTKWLAVLGSEAYEVLLACNRWFNWGRRRLGFPYWSLSAFIKHKVKNAVNVICRFEEVLMHEAASRGLDGVVCGHIHHAALREIDGLTYANCGDWVESCTALVETAAGELKVVRWVEESAFLLEDTKRETGTDKRRLATAG; the protein is encoded by the coding sequence ATGAGTCTGGATTACAGAACGGTGTGGATTTCCGATGTCCATCTGGGTACCCGCGGCTGCAAAGCCGAGTATCTGGTGGATTTTCTCAAGAATGTCCGCTGTGACACGCTCTATCTGGTCGGTGATATCCTCGATTTGTGGAAACTGAAATCGGGATGGCACTGGCCGCCGATGCACTCCGAAATTCTGCGTACGGTCATGGATCGCGCCAAGCGCGGGGTACGGGTTGTCTATGTACCCGGCAACCACGACGAAATGCTGCGCGATTACACCGGCAGCCTGTTCGGGGGCGTGGAGGTCGTCGATCGCGCCGTGCACGAAACGCAAGATGGACGCCGCCTGCTGGTATTGCACGGCGACGAGTTCGATGGTGTGGTCTGCAGCACCAAGTGGCTGGCCGTGCTCGGCAGCGAGGCCTACGAGGTGCTGCTGGCATGCAACCGCTGGTTCAATTGGGGGCGCCGTAGGCTCGGTTTCCCCTATTGGTCGCTTTCCGCTTTCATCAAGCACAAGGTGAAGAATGCTGTGAACGTCATCTGCCGCTTCGAGGAGGTACTGATGCACGAAGCGGCGAGCCGGGGGCTGGATGGTGTGGTGTGCGGGCACATCCATCATGCCGCTCTGCGCGAGATTGACGGTCTGACCTATGCAAACTGCGGCGACTGGGTGGAAAGTTGCACCGCACTGGTGGAAACGGCGGCCGGCGAGCTGAAGGTTGTGCGTTGGGTCGAGGAAAGCGCCTTCCTGCTCGAGGATACCAAGCGTGAAACTGGCACTGATAAGCGACGCCTGGCGACCGCAGGTTAA
- a CDS encoding sulfatase-like hydrolase/transferase, with amino-acid sequence MPQRLSGGRRARYVPQGGSYWLSPNGGDPYQEYDYSLNENGKSRKYGNATQDYLVDVLSEKVKAFIKDTVKYFPRQPFFIHLAPYIPHGPATPRVRDGDSLPDARMPRTAAFNEKDMSDKLVWLKNKPELTAEQIADMDAAYRRRLRSMQAVEDMVKSLIDTLQAQGRLENTYIFFTSDNGFHMGQHRLPMGKNTAFEEDIHVPLVVRGPVVPAGRTVKAMTGNVDFAPTFAAIARLPAPPYVDGRSLMPFLNGTPPKRWRRVFLLQRKQEDAVTAAARKVLEPRPSRNSRTSGVRGSRAQLRGVAHGGGFDLCGVRHRGA; translated from the coding sequence ATACCTCAACGGTTATCCGGCGGTCGGCGCGCCCGCTATGTTCCGCAGGGCGGGTCGTATTGGCTCAGCCCCAACGGCGGCGATCCTTATCAGGAGTACGACTACTCGCTGAACGAGAACGGCAAGAGCCGAAAATACGGAAACGCAACTCAGGATTATCTGGTTGACGTCCTGTCGGAAAAGGTCAAGGCGTTCATCAAGGACACGGTCAAGTACTTTCCGCGCCAGCCGTTCTTCATCCATCTCGCTCCCTATATTCCGCACGGGCCGGCCACCCCGCGGGTCCGTGATGGAGACTCCCTGCCGGACGCTCGAATGCCGCGCACTGCGGCCTTCAACGAAAAGGACATGAGCGACAAGCTGGTCTGGCTCAAAAATAAACCCGAGCTCACCGCGGAACAGATCGCTGACATGGACGCGGCATACCGCAGGCGCTTGCGGTCCATGCAGGCGGTGGAGGACATGGTAAAGAGCCTGATCGATACCCTGCAGGCGCAGGGGCGGTTGGAAAACACCTATATCTTCTTTACCTCCGACAACGGTTTTCACATGGGCCAGCACCGGTTGCCGATGGGCAAGAACACCGCATTCGAAGAGGACATCCATGTGCCGCTGGTCGTGCGGGGACCTGTGGTTCCGGCGGGGCGGACAGTCAAGGCGATGACCGGCAACGTGGACTTTGCGCCGACGTTCGCGGCGATTGCCCGTCTGCCCGCGCCGCCCTACGTCGACGGGCGCTCGCTGATGCCTTTCCTGAACGGTACGCCCCCCAAGCGCTGGCGCCGCGTCTTCCTGCTCCAGCGCAAGCAGGAGGATGCGGTCACCGCGGCGGCCCGGAAGGTGCTCGAGCCGCGACCCTCAAGAAATTCACGCACAAGCGGCGTCCGGGGAAGTCGCGCCCAACTTCGAGGGGTTGCGCACGGCGGAGGGTTTGACCTATGTGGAGTACGACACCGGGGAGCGTGA
- a CDS encoding TIGR01777 family oxidoreductase, with translation MRILVTGGTGFLGSQLCQDLGGSGARLVVLSRRPDCVRDRCGLGVAAITAFSDLSPSLAFDAVINLAGEPFIGPRWTEARKKLLWDSRVGLTRSLVDYIGRAEVKPKLLISGSAIGIYGDQGDRVLDESSVPVDGFGHQLCYAWESAALRAAEFGVRVCILRTGMVMGASGGFLAPLLPLFRLGLGARIGSGDQWMSWICLRDYVAIVRWLIATPELSGIFNVTAPNPVTNRQFTETLSALLRKPAFLVIPSRILRALMGREMCGWLLGGQRVVPARLLESGFRFRCPELAMALRDVLSRPPGVTGVSP, from the coding sequence ATGCGAATCCTTGTGACGGGCGGTACCGGTTTCCTTGGCAGCCAGTTGTGCCAGGATCTGGGTGGCAGCGGGGCCAGGCTGGTCGTTCTCAGCCGGCGGCCCGATTGCGTTCGGGACCGTTGTGGTTTGGGGGTCGCCGCCATCACCGCGTTTTCGGACCTTTCTCCTTCTTTGGCATTCGACGCCGTCATAAATCTTGCAGGCGAACCCTTCATTGGTCCGCGATGGACGGAAGCGCGCAAGAAGCTTCTGTGGGACAGCCGGGTCGGCTTAACCCGTTCTCTGGTCGATTACATCGGGCGCGCCGAGGTCAAACCGAAATTGCTGATCAGTGGTTCGGCGATCGGTATCTATGGCGATCAGGGGGATCGTGTTTTGGACGAATCCTCGGTTCCTGTCGATGGCTTCGGGCATCAGTTGTGCTATGCCTGGGAGTCGGCCGCCCTGCGCGCGGCCGAGTTCGGTGTTCGTGTCTGCATCTTGCGCACGGGCATGGTGATGGGGGCCTCGGGCGGTTTTCTTGCGCCCTTGTTGCCGCTGTTCCGTCTGGGGCTCGGGGCCCGCATCGGCAGCGGCGACCAGTGGATGTCCTGGATCTGTCTGCGTGACTACGTTGCCATCGTCCGGTGGCTGATCGCCACACCGGAGCTTTCTGGAATTTTCAATGTCACGGCGCCGAATCCAGTGACCAACCGCCAATTTACCGAAACCCTCTCGGCCCTGCTCCGTAAGCCCGCATTCCTTGTCATTCCCTCCAGAATTCTCCGAGCGCTGATGGGAAGGGAAATGTGCGGGTGGTTGCTGGGCGGCCAGCGGGTTGTGCCGGCCCGTCTGTTGGAGTCCGGCTTTCGGTTTAGATGTCCGGAGCTGGCGATGGCCTTGCGGGATGTGTTGAGCCGGCCACCGGGTGTCACGGGCGTGTCGCCTTAG
- the fchA gene encoding methenyltetrahydrofolate cyclohydrolase yields MIQDQPIQQFLDQLASKSATPGGGSAAAIMGAMGAALVGMVCNLTVGKKNYEAVEAEMAAVLARADALREQSIGMIRADIEAFDRVMAAYALPRETDEDKATRSQAIQDALKAATDVPLACARLCVDIIELSEIATQKGNRNLISDAGVAVMAAHAALKSAALNVYVNAKGVKDEAFARERVDRLEALLKEGEAKANAVFETVRTNL; encoded by the coding sequence CAGCCGATCCAGCAGTTTCTCGACCAACTCGCCAGTAAATCGGCGACACCCGGTGGCGGCAGTGCGGCGGCCATCATGGGCGCGATGGGGGCGGCTCTGGTCGGCATGGTGTGCAACCTGACCGTGGGCAAGAAGAACTACGAAGCCGTCGAAGCCGAAATGGCCGCCGTGCTGGCGCGGGCGGATGCCTTGCGGGAACAGTCCATCGGCATGATCCGGGCGGACATCGAAGCATTCGACCGCGTCATGGCGGCCTACGCCCTGCCCCGTGAGACGGATGAGGACAAAGCCACGCGCAGCCAAGCCATACAGGACGCGCTGAAAGCCGCGACCGACGTCCCCTTGGCTTGCGCCCGGCTCTGCGTGGACATTATCGAGCTGAGTGAAATTGCCACCCAAAAAGGCAACCGCAACCTCATCAGCGATGCCGGAGTGGCCGTCATGGCTGCCCATGCCGCTCTCAAGAGCGCGGCACTGAATGTCTACGTCAACGCCAAGGGCGTGAAAGATGAAGCTTTCGCCCGTGAACGGGTGGATCGGCTCGAAGCCCTGCTGAAAGAGGGCGAAGCAAAAGCCAATGCCGTTTTCGAAACGGTCAGGACCAATCTTTAG